The Nicotiana sylvestris chromosome 6, ASM39365v2, whole genome shotgun sequence genomic sequence caAGACTTATAATTCAAACCTTCAATGCACTTGCCACCTTCGACACTCTGAACTCTGCTAGTGAGCTTTTTGAGTTCTTCGGCCATTTTTTTGATGCACATATCCTTCTCGGTAAACTCCGGTATATATAGGGTTTGTTGTGGGGTGTGTGGTAAATtttccacatatatgggattGCTTTGGTGAACTCCGGGAATCTAGGCATAATGGTGGTCATTCATTGAGTTTTGTGGATTAGGAGTAGGTTGCGGTGCATTCTGAGGAGTGTGGTATGTGGTCGTTTGGGGGTATTAAGTCGGATGGTGATGGTGTTGTTGAGGAGTAGGTACCGGTGGAGGGTTTTTGTTCTAAGGAGGTGTGGCATATTGATGTGGTGCGGGAAGATTTGGTGGTGGGTTTTGATtctgtgtgttttggggaggtgtcgGGTTTTAGGCATTTGTGTTTTGCTGGTTGATATcggggacatttagggtgagggaaaggtttgccaagttctggacctgctcaagttctccttgtaactccagtatTTTCTGTTCTAGGGGCAGGACCAATTCATTTTGATGGGTTTACAATGTCTTAgctttatattttgatgatctaactaACTTACTGTCAAAGAACTAGAtaaggaacctgacacacttggtacacatCGCAAATCAATAGACTCCAGCTAATTTAAACTGCTAcaacttcagaagatagagaaaCACAAGGACCTCATACCCTTGTGTTTCCCTGACAGTAGTATGAAGTCAACTGTGCACAGCTGGAAAGTGATTGTCTGCACTGTACACAAAAACAGTGCAGCACAGTTCTGCAGTCACTTGTCCTTTGACTAACCAAGTGATGTTATCCAAGTTGTATTAACAAGAGTATTACAACAAAACATCAtttgaacacttgagaattcatTCCAAGCATTCAAGCAATCTGACATTCAAgcattcaattctcaagtgcatcaagaacaaagtttaacactactacagaccagttcctaaatctagtatcttgttgtccttagttgagttgtaactttgtaatttttctttattgtaaTTCCTACTTTTCTTATCTAGAAGCGTTGCTTAGGAACCCCttgtaaaaccataaacccttagtgtttgtgtcgtgactagagttagtcatgagttgaagtctttgtaataggtgtattgcaaagtggcttgtaataggtgtattacaagttagtgagggattaagagtttaattcctagattgcataggttgtaatctaaagttgctcatagtgaagttaaaatcctaccagtgtaggtcatggttttttatCCCCTTAAgcagggatttttccacgtaaaagtCCCTGTCTTACTTACTTACTGTTTCATTAGTATTCTCAGTGGAAACCCATAGAGGACATGGTCtttctatagtttggtggactcatataaactatcaattggtatcaaagtGGGTTACTCTTATCAGGATAACACCTAGGAAAGATCCTTATGGCTGATCCATACAACTTTGAAGAAGGTTAGTCTACGTATAGACCGCTCAGGTTCAATGGaaaatactatgggtggtggaagacaagaatgcatgattttatcatggctgaagATTTTGGGTTGTGGGATATTATATGTGATGGTCCTTATGTCCCAACAAAGAATGTTGGAGATCTTCCAGTGACGATGCCAAAGACCAGGAAAGGATACAATAATGCAGATAGGAAAGCTATGCAGAAaaattttcgtgccaagaaaattttgGTGTGTGGTATAGGACCTGATGAATACAACAGGATCTCAGCTTGTCCAAGGAGATATGGAAAGCATTGCAAATAGCACATGAGGGAACCACTCAAGTAAAGCAATCTAAGATTGATATGCTTACCACTGAGTATGAGCTCTTTAGGATGAAAgacgatgaatctattcaagacatgcacacaagattcactttcatcgtaaatgagttacactcacttggtaAAGTCATTCCCAGGAACAAGCTCGTGAGGAAAATTCTTAGTATCCTGCCTAGTTCATGGGAGAGTAAAGTGAATGATATTACTGAAGCAAAGGActtgcaggagctgaccatagatGAGCTAGTTGGAAATCTGAAAACCTACGaaatgaagaggaagatagatagtgaaagaagagaaccaaagaaggaaaagaacctggtactcaaagctaaaagcaatgactcaagtgaggaggaCAGTGACACGGCTTACATAACCAAAAGGTTTCAAAAGATGGTCAAAAGAAATGGAGGAATAATAAAAAAGGGCAACTCCAGCAGATCAAAGAATTATTACCTCTATCATAAATGTGGAAATCcaaggcatttcatcaaagattgTCCTCTCATGAACCAAGAACACTTCAAATACAACCCTATTAAAGCAGTAAAGAGGAACTCGGTTCTTGACAAACACTTCAAAAGGAAGAGATCTGCTGACAATGTTGTGAAGCAagctcttgcagcatggggagATTCCTCCTATGAGTCTGAAGAAGAAACTGATGCAGGTGATAtttccatgatggcagttgaaagtGAATGAAATGAATATGATTCAATATTTGCTTTGATGGACCAATCAgacgatgatgaagaagatgacaatgatgaggtaaacttcagggatgttcagagaaatctaaaatcctactcccctaagaaactcatttcaTTAGCAAATGTATtaattgatgcctatcatagtcttGTAGAGGACAAAGATGTCTTGACCTtagaactaggagaagctgaacaaacAAGAGATGATCTAGTAGTATGTGTAGTTGATCTGAAGGAAACTATAAGCAATTTGGAAGATGAAAAAATAGTTTTAACGGAAAAAATTGCTAGTATAGAACAGGAAAGAGATGACCTGGTGGCTGTAGCTGTTGACTGTAAGGAAACCATTGAAAATTTCAGTAAAGAAAGAGACCATAGTGAAGAGAGTGactgaaattgaggaagagagagATGATCTCTTGATAGTGATTGCAGACCTAAGGGAAACTATAGAGGGACTAGGAATTGAGTCTAGAATTGGAAATTCTAAGAAAGGAAAAGAGGTAGCTAGTGAAGCACATATTAAACTTGAAAACGAGTTGAAAACTGTGAAAACTAGCATGTgtgttgaaattgagaaaaacaagCATCTCCAAACTAAACTGAGAAGGGtaaaaatgatcttgaaaagtcccttaagtggacctggtcctcgaAAGCTATTATTGCCATGTATGTTAATAATGGTGGGAACAGGCAGGGAATAGGGTTTCAAAGGGAGAGAACTCCTTACAACCCCCATAGCAAGTATGTTACTGTACCGGATAACTGGTTGTGTACCCACTatgggaacaatgggcatttcaaagaaaattgccaaGCCAGGGTCCAGTCTATTCAGAAAAATAAAGTATTTGCTGAAAAGGTAACTACTATAAAGGGACCAGATGCCACCCATAAAAAACGCAtgttacctgcatggactaagagagctattattcatcctcttgcctactacaagggacccaaacttgtttgggttcctaaaactaactcttgatTTCCTTGTGCAGGGAACAATGAAAGGAAGCAGTTAGCAATGGTCCATGGATAGTGGatgttcaaagcacatgactgggaacaccatggaatttctttcactaaaagccctgcaaggagggagtgtatcctttggcaatgggaaaaaggggtaTATTCTCGAAGTTAGAAAAGTCGGGAAATCACTCACTCACCCAATTGAGAATGTGTAATATGTCAATGgtcttaagtacagtctcttgagtgtctctcagatttgtgataaaggaaacacggTGGAGTTCTTGTCTAAGATATGCACAGTTACAAATCTGataactggtgaagtggtacttgtagccaaaagatacaaggacatctatgttgctgattttgagtctatacaaagtggtgatctgagttgcctgaaagttgttgatgatgatgctaaaCTCTGGCACAGAAGACTGGAGCGTGCAAGCTTCTCTCTTCTGAATAATCTAATTCAAAAGGACCTGGTTTGTGGTCtgcccatgtcaaagttcaaAGAACACAAAGTCTATGATGCTTGTGCTAGAGGGAAGCATGTGAAGTCCTCATTCAAGTCAAAGAAAGATGTCAGCACCTCAAAACCACTTGATCTCcttcatatggatctatgtgggcctatgagagtgcaaagcagaggaggaaaaaGGTACATCTTTGTGATAGTGGATGCTACTCCAGATTCACTTGGACTCTATTTCTTAGAACaaaagatgaaacctttgaaTTCTTCTtagcctttgtgaagaaaatccaagtGAAGATGGAATCAGAAATAGCATGCATTAGATCACATCATGGAACAGAGTTTGAcaatgccaagtttgataaattCTATAACGAGaatggcatcactcacaattTCTCAGCCCCAAGGactccccagcaaaatggagttgtggaaaggaagaacagaactctTGAGGAAATGGAAAGAAAAAATGTTGATCGACAGTGGGATTTCtaagaacttctgggctgaagctatcaacactgcctgctacttggtgaacaggtgcatgattagGTCTCTCCTAAGCAAAACCCCCTATGAGTTGCTGAATGGAAGGAAgcccaagctgactcacctaagaacatttgggtgcaaattttatgt encodes the following:
- the LOC138870679 gene encoding uncharacterized protein; the protein is MKDDESIQDMHTRFTFIVNELHSLGKVIPRNKLVRKILSILPSSWESKVNDITEAKDLQELTIDELVGNLKTYEMKRKIDSERREPKKEKNLVLKAKSNDSSEEDSDTAYITKRFQKMVKRNGGIIKKGNSSRSKNYYLYHKCGNPRHFIKDCPLMNQEHFKYNPIKAVKRNSVLDKHFKRKRSADNVVKQALAAWGDSSYESEEETDAGDISMMAVESE